A stretch of Acidobacteriota bacterium DNA encodes these proteins:
- a CDS encoding winged helix-turn-helix transcriptional regulator — protein sequence MPRSTARKRTITDVSQLIQSFARFYQLRRRDDLCRHGVTVSQCYALETIVAAGEIGVTELANELALNKSSASRVVESLRGLGLVTWAPAPGDARAKRVTPTRAGGALSRRIHADIEQEHTRLLNALPSRDIEACRQLLSSLVSDRRSPRKGPSR from the coding sequence ATGCCGCGCTCAACTGCCCGCAAGCGCACGATCACCGACGTCTCGCAACTGATTCAGTCGTTTGCACGCTTTTATCAGTTGCGCCGGCGCGATGACCTTTGCCGGCACGGCGTCACCGTCAGTCAGTGTTACGCCCTTGAGACCATCGTGGCGGCCGGCGAGATTGGCGTCACTGAACTGGCGAACGAACTGGCCCTCAACAAGAGCTCGGCCAGCCGGGTCGTCGAGAGCCTGCGTGGCCTGGGGCTGGTCACGTGGGCGCCGGCGCCAGGCGACGCCAGGGCGAAGCGGGTGACGCCCACCCGCGCCGGCGGCGCGCTGTCACGGCGTATTCATGCAGACATTGAGCAGGAGCACACCCGACTCTTGAATGCTCTGCCATCGAGAGACATTGAGGCCTGCCGACAATTGCTGTCGTCACTGGTTTCGGACAGACGGTCGCCTCGAAAGGGGCCATCACGATGA
- a CDS encoding sulfurtransferase codes for MLMSVISVVMVSLLSVSPAVQAQAPRLVSAAWLAEHLNDADLVLLHVGTARDYPTHIPGARLITLADVSVSDASATGLTLQMLPADQLKAKLESLGVSDSSRIVVYPAINSIQSSTRVMLTLDYAGLGSRASLLDGGLTGWVAAGRPTSDVTPPATQGSLKPLQIQPLVVDGAFVREHLTKPGFKIVDARAKTLYDGMTTGGSAERPHKTGHIEGAVNVPFSEITNGASQFKTVDELRALFTAAGVKPGDTVVAYCHIGQQATATIFGARLLGFPVLLYDGSFEEWSRLPNAPVTNPSVKGGGKDVGVFGW; via the coding sequence ATGTTGATGTCTGTGATTTCGGTTGTGATGGTGTCCTTGCTATCGGTTTCGCCGGCGGTTCAGGCTCAGGCGCCGCGCCTTGTGTCTGCCGCCTGGCTGGCCGAGCATCTGAACGATGCGGACCTTGTGTTGTTGCATGTGGGCACCGCGCGCGACTACCCAACCCACATTCCAGGCGCGCGCCTGATCACACTGGCGGATGTGTCGGTATCGGACGCGAGCGCGACTGGGCTCACGCTGCAGATGTTGCCCGCCGATCAACTGAAGGCGAAGCTCGAATCCCTCGGCGTGTCTGACTCGTCCCGCATCGTGGTCTACCCGGCGATCAATTCAATCCAGTCGAGCACACGCGTGATGCTCACGTTGGACTATGCGGGCCTGGGCAGCCGCGCGTCGTTGCTTGATGGTGGCCTCACCGGATGGGTGGCCGCGGGCCGGCCCACGTCCGATGTGACGCCGCCGGCCACGCAGGGCAGCCTGAAGCCGCTGCAGATCCAGCCACTGGTGGTGGACGGCGCGTTTGTGCGGGAGCATCTGACGAAGCCCGGCTTCAAGATCGTGGACGCGCGCGCGAAGACGCTCTACGACGGCATGACCACCGGCGGCAGCGCCGAGCGCCCGCACAAGACCGGCCACATCGAAGGGGCCGTGAACGTGCCGTTCAGCGAGATCACGAACGGCGCATCGCAGTTCAAGACGGTGGATGAACTGCGCGCCTTGTTCACCGCTGCGGGCGTCAAGCCCGGCGACACGGTGGTGGCGTATTGCCACATCGGTCAGCAGGCCACCGCCACCATTTTCGGCGCGCGACTGCTCGGGTTCCCCGTGCTGCTCTATGACGGGTCGTTCGAAGAGTGGTCACGGTTACCGAACGCGCCGGTGACCAATCCGTCAGTCAAGGGTGGAGGAAAAGACGTCGGTGTCTTTGGGTGGTGA
- a CDS encoding ABC transporter permease: MKHDLNEAWRFLTANKGFAAVVVLTLGLAIGVNSTIFSVLNGVLLRPLDYAAPDRLVVAWENNQTLAQDRAQVSSATYLDWRNQTTTFESLAIWRYKGFTLKTDNDAERITTVDVSPVMFTVLGAAPVIGRVFTPNEEQPGSAKTVVLSHAAWTKRFGQDMSVLGRTLNLDDASYEIVGVMPREFQFPAGDAEVELWAPLTVNPAALASRPHRTYNSIGRLKPGATIEQAQADMDRIAATIAKDNPESNAGWGVTLVPAHEQVVGDIGNTLWVLFGAVVLVLVIACVNIANLLLARSARTAKEFAVRAAIGASQWALLRRSLVESGSLAGLGGLAGLLLAWWGIGALRPLIPANVPRADNIGLDWSVLAFTAITSIVAALIFGLFPAWRAMRPHLVEVFQDSGRGASASRSARRLSDAMVAAEVALALMLLVGAGLLIRSFVQLTSVDPGYRTSGIVAAHIVLPASRYGPSASKKQFFDDLVSRVKVMPGVESASAVSALPMSPLGVQFELPFTIDGLAEASPSERPRARYRAVMSGYFETMGIKLVDGRAFDDFDGRENGAKVAIVNELVAKRYFQGVSPLDKLVKIPMAGDLRIVGVVTDIKHDGLASSAEPEVFVPYFQFALSEMQVVVATTQPASAVATAIRSQMMQIDSALPIAKITTIEDRVSASVAQPRFNMTLLAGLALCAALLAALGVYGVVTYAVTRRTTEIGIRMALGADAGGTFQMVVLGAAKVVMVGVVLGLTGAALLGKSIESLLFGVATLDATTFIVAGLATITIGLLAAMVPALRATRIDPVAALRD, from the coding sequence ATGAAGCATGATCTGAACGAAGCGTGGCGGTTCCTCACGGCCAACAAGGGCTTTGCCGCAGTGGTGGTCCTCACTCTTGGCCTGGCCATCGGCGTGAACTCCACAATTTTCAGCGTGCTCAACGGAGTGTTGCTGCGCCCTCTGGACTACGCCGCACCCGACCGGTTGGTGGTGGCGTGGGAAAACAACCAGACGCTGGCGCAGGACCGCGCGCAGGTGTCGTCGGCCACCTACCTCGACTGGCGCAACCAGACCACCACATTCGAGAGCCTGGCCATCTGGCGCTACAAGGGATTCACACTCAAGACGGATAACGATGCCGAGCGCATCACCACCGTGGATGTCTCACCAGTCATGTTCACCGTGCTCGGCGCCGCGCCGGTGATCGGCCGGGTGTTCACGCCCAACGAAGAACAACCCGGCTCGGCGAAGACGGTGGTGCTGAGCCATGCGGCGTGGACCAAACGCTTTGGCCAGGACATGTCCGTGCTTGGCCGGACGCTGAATCTGGATGACGCCAGCTACGAAATCGTCGGCGTGATGCCGCGCGAGTTTCAGTTTCCCGCGGGTGATGCGGAGGTGGAACTCTGGGCGCCCCTCACGGTGAATCCGGCCGCGCTCGCCTCCCGCCCGCACCGCACGTACAACTCGATCGGCCGGCTCAAGCCCGGCGCCACCATCGAACAGGCGCAGGCGGACATGGATCGGATCGCCGCGACCATCGCGAAAGACAACCCCGAGTCCAACGCCGGCTGGGGCGTCACACTCGTCCCCGCACATGAACAGGTTGTGGGCGACATCGGCAACACGCTGTGGGTACTGTTCGGCGCGGTCGTCCTGGTGCTCGTGATCGCCTGCGTGAACATCGCCAACCTGCTGCTCGCGCGTTCGGCGAGGACCGCGAAGGAATTCGCCGTGCGCGCGGCGATTGGCGCCAGCCAGTGGGCGCTGCTGCGACGCTCGCTCGTCGAGAGCGGCTCGCTTGCGGGCCTTGGCGGCCTGGCCGGACTTCTGCTCGCCTGGTGGGGCATCGGCGCGCTGCGCCCGCTCATTCCCGCCAACGTGCCACGCGCCGACAATATCGGCCTCGACTGGTCTGTGCTGGCCTTCACCGCCATCACGTCCATCGTGGCCGCACTCATCTTCGGGCTCTTCCCGGCATGGCGGGCAATGCGACCGCATCTTGTGGAGGTCTTCCAGGATTCCGGCCGAGGCGCTTCAGCCAGCCGGTCTGCGCGACGTCTCTCAGACGCGATGGTGGCTGCCGAAGTGGCCCTGGCACTGATGCTGCTCGTGGGCGCCGGACTGCTGATTCGCAGCTTCGTCCAACTGACATCAGTCGATCCGGGCTACCGCACCTCAGGTATCGTCGCCGCGCACATCGTGTTGCCGGCGTCACGTTACGGCCCGTCCGCCTCCAAAAAGCAGTTCTTTGACGACCTCGTGTCACGCGTAAAGGTGATGCCGGGTGTGGAAAGTGCGTCGGCGGTTTCCGCGCTTCCGATGAGTCCGCTTGGCGTTCAGTTCGAGCTGCCGTTCACCATCGACGGCCTGGCAGAAGCGTCGCCGTCTGAGCGGCCCCGCGCGCGATACCGCGCGGTCATGTCCGGCTACTTCGAGACGATGGGAATCAAGTTGGTGGATGGCCGGGCGTTTGACGATTTCGATGGGCGCGAGAATGGCGCCAAAGTCGCCATCGTCAATGAGCTGGTCGCGAAGCGTTATTTCCAGGGCGTGAGTCCTCTCGACAAGCTGGTGAAGATCCCCATGGCCGGCGACCTGCGCATCGTCGGTGTGGTGACAGACATCAAACACGACGGACTCGCCTCTTCGGCCGAGCCTGAGGTGTTTGTGCCCTACTTCCAGTTCGCGTTGAGCGAGATGCAGGTAGTGGTGGCGACCACGCAGCCGGCGAGTGCGGTGGCCACGGCGATCCGGTCGCAGATGATGCAAATCGATTCCGCGCTGCCCATCGCGAAGATCACAACGATCGAGGATCGGGTCTCGGCCTCCGTGGCCCAGCCGCGCTTCAACATGACGTTGCTGGCCGGCCTGGCATTGTGCGCGGCGCTGCTGGCGGCGCTGGGCGTGTATGGAGTTGTCACCTACGCCGTGACGCGGCGCACCACGGAGATTGGCATTCGCATGGCGCTTGGCGCCGATGCCGGCGGCACATTCCAGATGGTGGTGCTCGGCGCCGCGAAGGTGGTGATGGTGGGTGTCGTACTCGGCCTCACCGGCGCGGCGCTTCTCGGCAAGTCGATCGAGAGCCTGCTGTTTGGCGTGGCTACGCTGGACGCCACGACGTTCATCGTGGCCGGGCTGGCGACGATCACCATCGGGCTCCTCGCGGCGATGGTGCCGGCGCTCCGCGCGACGCGCATCGATCCCGTCGCGGCGCTGCGCGACTGA
- a CDS encoding class I SAM-dependent methyltransferase has protein sequence MSFADHFSAQAGAYGAFRPSYPDALGAFLASAAPARGLVWDCATGSGQAAAMLARHFDRVVATDASAGQIAEAVPHDRIDYRVAPADASGLADHSCDVITVAQAAHWFHLPAFYTESRRVLKPGGIIALWCYVLAETGKPDLDDAIRRFQYDRLGHHWPVGRELVDDRYRSLPFPFIAVQAPEFAMTVTWTRADLLGYVGTWSAVARCRQAERVDPMLDFAAELTRLWPNASTPALIRWPLYTRIGTTAV, from the coding sequence ATGTCCTTTGCCGACCACTTTTCCGCGCAGGCCGGCGCATACGGCGCGTTTCGCCCGTCGTACCCGGATGCCCTTGGCGCGTTCCTGGCCTCGGCGGCCCCGGCGCGTGGCCTGGTCTGGGACTGCGCCACCGGCTCGGGACAGGCGGCGGCGATGCTGGCGCGGCATTTTGATCGGGTTGTGGCCACAGATGCCAGCGCCGGGCAGATTGCCGAAGCGGTCCCCCACGACCGTATCGACTATCGCGTGGCGCCCGCCGACGCGTCCGGATTGGCGGACCACTCGTGCGACGTCATCACAGTGGCGCAAGCCGCGCACTGGTTCCACCTGCCGGCGTTTTATACCGAGAGCCGGCGCGTGCTGAAACCCGGCGGCATCATCGCGCTGTGGTGTTACGTGCTGGCGGAGACCGGGAAACCCGACCTTGATGACGCAATTCGCCGTTTCCAGTACGACCGGCTCGGGCACCACTGGCCCGTGGGACGTGAGCTGGTGGACGACCGCTACCGTTCGCTGCCGTTTCCGTTCATTGCAGTTCAGGCGCCGGAGTTTGCGATGACCGTCACCTGGACGCGTGCCGACCTGCTGGGCTACGTCGGCACGTGGTCGGCCGTCGCCCGGTGCCGACAGGCGGAACGGGTGGACCCGATGCTGGACTTCGCGGCCGAACTCACCCGGCTGTGGCCCAACGCCTCGACACCAGCTCTGATCCGGTGGCCGCTTTACACAAGAATCGGCACCACTGCCGTGTGA
- a CDS encoding carbohydrate-binding family 9-like protein has protein sequence MATKKAVVLLPVMLSGLLVSAGQTPSDHPRGYVAYRATAPLTIDGRLDDGPWRDAPWSETFVDIEGEARPRPRFDTRVKMLWDDAYFYVGADMKEPHLWATLTTHDSVIFRDHDFEIFIDPNGDNHEYYELEINALGTTWDLLLPKPYKDDGKAVNGWEIAGLKSAVHLDGTLNDGRDIDRGWSVELALPWPALGELARRASPPVDGDQWRVNFSRVEWQLQPPHPSTGAYAKIPDTKEDNWVWSPQHVINMHRPERWGYVQFSSAKPGSATFRPDGTWPARRWLHEVYDAQMAFRKTRGRFALTLADLGITAPSDATLVSPSLAVGGSLFEASITVRLPGRADEPLTIRQDSLISRQ, from the coding sequence ATGGCCACCAAGAAGGCGGTGGTCCTGCTCCCAGTCATGCTGTCGGGTCTCCTTGTGTCCGCCGGGCAAACGCCGTCGGACCATCCCCGGGGCTACGTGGCGTATCGCGCCACTGCCCCGCTCACCATCGATGGCCGTCTCGACGATGGCCCCTGGCGCGACGCACCGTGGTCAGAGACTTTCGTGGACATTGAGGGCGAAGCGCGGCCGCGGCCGCGCTTCGACACGCGCGTGAAGATGTTGTGGGACGACGCGTACTTTTATGTCGGCGCCGACATGAAGGAGCCACACCTCTGGGCCACGCTCACCACACACGACTCGGTGATCTTCCGCGACCATGACTTCGAGATCTTCATCGATCCCAACGGCGACAACCACGAGTACTACGAGCTTGAGATCAACGCACTCGGAACCACGTGGGACTTGCTGCTGCCGAAGCCGTACAAAGACGACGGGAAGGCGGTGAATGGGTGGGAGATTGCGGGGTTGAAGTCAGCGGTGCATCTGGACGGCACGCTGAATGACGGGCGCGATATCGACCGGGGATGGTCTGTGGAACTCGCGCTGCCCTGGCCGGCGCTCGGCGAACTGGCGCGCCGGGCCTCGCCGCCGGTTGACGGCGATCAGTGGCGGGTCAACTTCTCGCGCGTTGAGTGGCAGCTACAGCCGCCTCATCCATCGACCGGGGCGTACGCGAAGATCCCCGACACAAAAGAAGACAACTGGGTGTGGTCGCCCCAGCACGTGATCAACATGCATCGCCCTGAGCGCTGGGGATACGTCCAGTTCTCCAGTGCGAAGCCAGGGAGCGCTACCTTCCGCCCAGATGGCACGTGGCCGGCACGGCGTTGGTTGCACGAGGTCTACGACGCGCAGATGGCGTTCCGGAAGACCCGCGGCCGTTTTGCATTGACGTTGGCAGACCTCGGCATCACTGCGCCGTCGGACGCGACGCTGGTCAGTCCGTCGCTTGCGGTTGGTGGCTCCCTCTTCGAGGCGTCCATCACCGTGCGCCTGCCAGGGCGCGCAGACGAGCCGTTGACGATTCGTCAGGACTCCCTGATTTCCCGACAATAG
- a CDS encoding ABC transporter permease has protein sequence MSGFWYDIRSGIRQLQRHRAFTALAVGVLALGIGINSAIFSVVYTVFFKPWPIEKPEEVAFIYRNQWNRTVWPVSFYGPKRQEFLESNPGVTALGSYWGIARDIEVEGLTERTWGEWVSSNYFDVLGVRPIIGRTFTADDNQTNPDAGIVISDALWRERFGRDPGVVSRTLRIHKREVPVVGVTGPEFRGLTGVWTPSRWWMVGEQVSPRAGLSAFFRMKPGVTAEQAQLSANILGDRENEAGRLVRPQYALPPGVPYYLVRSANDVRLPHEFGSTIVPERVAAALSVVVVMVLVIATVNIAGLLLARGMTRTNEIATRRALGVTPLRLSRQLLTETILLTSAGGALGLLLAWNLVNLFTALTPDNFTIDAGFDLRMVGFTAVVCLGSGLLIGLAPVRQALKVDVLSALAGGYRDSGRHQRRLRHWVVVPQVALSLLLLIVTGVHVRSLRQLEGIPLGYEPDQATVLTLSRVRPEDEDRTTRRPDAVIAAEHQALYRTLYNTITSMPGVHAGLIGYLPTRSTSTPDVATSEVAYATGRTDDLPVQRFDVSPGTFEALGMRVLDGRDFDERDTRQVRGVAVVSQSVARRLWPDRRAVGERIAAMSPQQSNAKYEWFEVIGVVNDTTAVLPKATDAGRIYMTLGQDWRPWAWNLVVRGAGPDTITALRAKIGGVDPFTAATQVRPMTAYVDELLYPRRLAAAILGVSGLVGLGLACVGLYGVVSFSVARRLRELGIRATLGARPADLVRLVLEEGGRMAAIGAVLGFAGGIAALRYTAHMAEGIPQADWLVFASVPAALGAAILVACYLPARRAGRVDPVETLRE, from the coding sequence ATGAGCGGCTTCTGGTACGACATTCGGTCCGGCATCCGGCAGTTGCAGCGCCATCGCGCGTTCACGGCCCTGGCGGTCGGCGTGCTCGCGCTCGGCATCGGCATCAACAGCGCCATCTTCAGCGTGGTCTACACGGTGTTCTTCAAACCGTGGCCGATTGAGAAACCGGAAGAGGTCGCGTTCATCTATCGAAATCAATGGAACCGCACGGTCTGGCCCGTCTCGTTTTACGGGCCGAAGCGACAGGAATTCCTTGAGAGCAATCCTGGTGTTACCGCGCTCGGTTCCTACTGGGGCATTGCACGCGATATCGAAGTCGAGGGCCTGACCGAGCGCACATGGGGCGAGTGGGTTTCGTCGAACTACTTCGACGTGCTCGGCGTGCGCCCCATCATCGGGCGCACGTTCACCGCCGACGACAACCAGACGAATCCTGACGCCGGCATCGTCATCAGCGATGCGCTATGGCGCGAGCGATTTGGCCGAGATCCTGGTGTGGTCAGCCGTACGCTCCGCATTCACAAACGCGAGGTGCCGGTCGTTGGAGTCACGGGACCGGAGTTCCGGGGGCTCACCGGCGTGTGGACTCCTTCCCGCTGGTGGATGGTTGGCGAGCAGGTCAGCCCTCGCGCGGGCTTGAGCGCGTTCTTCCGCATGAAGCCCGGTGTCACGGCGGAACAAGCGCAACTGAGCGCCAACATCCTGGGTGATCGGGAGAATGAAGCGGGCCGGCTCGTGCGGCCGCAGTATGCCTTACCTCCAGGCGTGCCGTACTATCTCGTCAGGTCTGCGAACGACGTCCGGCTTCCCCACGAGTTCGGCAGCACGATCGTCCCTGAACGTGTCGCCGCCGCACTGTCTGTAGTTGTCGTGATGGTGCTCGTCATTGCCACCGTGAACATCGCCGGCCTGCTCCTCGCGCGCGGAATGACGCGCACGAACGAAATTGCAACGCGGCGGGCGCTTGGCGTTACGCCCCTCCGGCTCTCACGACAACTGCTTACCGAAACCATTTTGCTCACGTCGGCCGGCGGCGCGCTCGGGCTATTGCTCGCGTGGAATCTCGTCAACCTGTTCACCGCGCTCACGCCGGACAACTTCACGATTGATGCCGGCTTTGATCTCCGCATGGTGGGGTTCACCGCTGTTGTGTGTCTGGGCAGTGGCCTGCTGATCGGACTCGCGCCGGTGCGACAGGCCTTGAAGGTGGATGTCCTTTCCGCCCTCGCCGGCGGCTACCGTGATTCCGGCCGGCACCAGCGTCGCCTTCGCCACTGGGTGGTGGTGCCGCAGGTAGCCCTTTCTCTCCTCCTGCTCATCGTCACTGGCGTTCATGTGCGGTCCCTTCGTCAGTTGGAGGGCATTCCCCTCGGATATGAGCCGGACCAGGCCACCGTGCTGACACTGTCGCGCGTCAGGCCTGAAGACGAGGACAGGACCACCCGCCGGCCCGATGCCGTAATCGCGGCGGAGCACCAGGCGCTCTACCGAACGCTCTACAACACGATTACATCGATGCCTGGCGTACACGCCGGCTTGATCGGGTACCTTCCGACGCGGTCCACTTCCACGCCTGATGTCGCGACTTCCGAGGTCGCATACGCGACGGGCCGCACCGACGACCTGCCCGTTCAACGGTTCGATGTCTCTCCGGGGACGTTTGAGGCCCTGGGTATGCGGGTGCTCGACGGTCGCGACTTCGACGAGCGCGACACACGACAAGTACGAGGCGTCGCGGTCGTTAGCCAGTCCGTGGCGCGCCGTCTGTGGCCCGACAGGCGAGCCGTCGGCGAGCGCATCGCGGCCATGTCTCCTCAACAGAGCAACGCCAAGTACGAGTGGTTTGAAGTCATCGGCGTCGTCAACGACACCACCGCTGTCCTGCCAAAGGCGACGGACGCCGGTCGTATCTACATGACACTCGGGCAAGACTGGCGGCCATGGGCGTGGAACCTTGTGGTGCGAGGCGCCGGCCCGGACACGATTACTGCACTCCGGGCGAAGATCGGAGGCGTCGACCCCTTCACTGCAGCCACGCAGGTGCGGCCAATGACGGCCTACGTGGACGAACTGCTCTATCCGCGCCGGTTGGCTGCCGCGATTCTCGGCGTTTCCGGACTTGTGGGCCTCGGACTCGCGTGCGTCGGACTCTACGGCGTGGTGTCGTTCTCAGTCGCACGCCGGCTGCGCGAACTTGGGATTCGCGCCACGCTCGGCGCACGGCCTGCTGACCTCGTGCGCCTCGTTCTTGAGGAAGGCGGGCGCATGGCTGCCATCGGCGCCGTGCTTGGGTTCGCCGGCGGCATCGCCGCGCTCCGCTACACCGCACACATGGCCGAAGGCATCCCCCAGGCCGACTGGCTGGTGTTTGCTTCGGTGCCCGCCGCCCTCGGCGCTGCAATCCTTGTCGCCTGTTACCTCCCTGCGCGGCGCGCAGGTCGTGTGGACCCGGTCGAGACGCTCAGAGAGTGA
- a CDS encoding N-acetyltransferase: protein MDVRPMTEHDWPTVRAIYDEGIATRNATFITSSPEWPEWDSGHLPTCRLVATADGQVLGWAALSPVSSRCVYAGVAEVSVYVAASAQGRGIGRTLLSALVEASEAKGLWTLQAGILPENEASVAIHERCGFRIVGRRERLGKMDGVWRDVLLLERRSSQIA from the coding sequence ATGGACGTGCGGCCGATGACCGAACACGACTGGCCAACAGTGCGGGCGATCTACGACGAAGGCATCGCCACGCGCAATGCGACGTTCATCACCTCATCCCCCGAGTGGCCGGAATGGGACAGTGGCCACCTTCCCACCTGCCGCCTCGTCGCGACAGCCGACGGTCAAGTGCTGGGCTGGGCGGCACTGAGCCCGGTTTCCAGCCGGTGTGTGTACGCGGGCGTGGCAGAGGTGAGTGTCTACGTGGCGGCCAGCGCTCAGGGCCGCGGCATTGGGCGCACGCTGCTTTCGGCGCTGGTCGAAGCGTCCGAGGCCAAGGGCCTCTGGACCCTCCAGGCCGGCATCCTCCCGGAGAACGAGGCCAGCGTTGCCATCCACGAACGCTGCGGCTTCCGCATCGTCGGCCGTCGCGAGCGGCTGGGAAAAATGGACGGCGTGTGGCGGGACGTGCTCCTGCTCGAACGCCGTTCGTCACAGATCGCT
- a CDS encoding family 10 glycosylhydrolase, giving the protein MERRTFLKATGLAAMAVPFAGLVQPKKHYVWMRPSLTRSDDEWARQFDQLKAAGFAGIIPEVYNGSTALWGSTRLPVRGPWLERAIPMAARAGLEVHAWMWCMPCLLPSVIRDHPDWYNVNAKGESAVNKPAYVDYYKFLDPAHPEVRAFVRDTVRELAAVPGLTGVHLDYIRHPDAILPSDLWAKYGIVQDKVYPPYDYGYTELSRSAFKSTHGVDPMTFTDPESQPEWLEYRLKTVVDLVNNFLVPAAKAGGKQISAAVFPGPSLARTMVRQDWGRFSLDAFFPMLYHTFYQAGPEWVKQYTEEATRTVKAPVYSGLFIGPLSGTDFTRSVEMALGGGAAGVSLFDLGALSDEKLKLFAKVARG; this is encoded by the coding sequence ATGGAGAGACGGACGTTTCTGAAGGCCACTGGGCTCGCGGCGATGGCGGTGCCGTTCGCCGGGTTGGTGCAACCGAAGAAGCACTACGTCTGGATGCGACCGTCGCTCACGCGGTCAGACGATGAGTGGGCGCGGCAGTTTGATCAGCTGAAGGCAGCGGGCTTCGCCGGGATCATCCCGGAGGTCTACAACGGATCGACCGCGCTTTGGGGCAGCACACGATTGCCGGTGCGTGGTCCGTGGCTGGAGCGCGCGATCCCGATGGCCGCGCGCGCGGGTCTGGAGGTGCATGCGTGGATGTGGTGCATGCCGTGTCTGCTCCCTTCCGTCATTCGCGATCACCCCGACTGGTACAACGTCAACGCGAAGGGCGAGTCGGCCGTGAATAAGCCGGCGTACGTGGACTATTACAAGTTCCTGGACCCGGCGCATCCCGAGGTGCGGGCCTTCGTGCGCGATACCGTTCGGGAACTGGCCGCGGTGCCGGGCCTGACGGGCGTTCACCTGGACTACATCCGGCATCCCGACGCCATCCTGCCGTCTGACCTGTGGGCGAAATACGGCATCGTGCAGGACAAGGTCTATCCGCCGTACGACTACGGCTATACGGAGCTGAGTCGCAGCGCCTTCAAGTCCACGCATGGTGTGGATCCGATGACGTTCACAGATCCAGAGAGCCAACCAGAGTGGCTCGAATATCGGCTGAAGACGGTGGTCGATTTGGTGAACAACTTTCTGGTGCCTGCGGCGAAGGCCGGCGGCAAACAGATCAGCGCCGCGGTGTTTCCCGGGCCGAGTCTCGCTCGAACGATGGTGCGGCAAGACTGGGGACGCTTCAGTCTCGATGCGTTCTTCCCGATGCTGTACCACACGTTTTATCAAGCGGGGCCCGAGTGGGTGAAGCAGTACACCGAAGAAGCGACGCGTACCGTGAAGGCACCGGTCTACTCAGGCCTGTTCATCGGTCCACTCAGCGGCACTGATTTCACTCGTAGTGTCGAGATGGCCTTGGGCGGCGGCGCGGCGGGCGTGTCGCTTTTTGACCTTGGCGCCCTCAGCGACGAGAAACTGAAGCTCTTCGCGAAGGTGGCACGGGGATGA
- a CDS encoding 1-acyl-sn-glycerol-3-phosphate acyltransferase — translation MNYKQTLHEVSETYRTIVAEAGEPPETANRLMSVFVKLVEEQVRAPHTFEPYHRQITAPFDYYAFGVEFLRPLMDKSRSTFTGREVMQRVATQLAAGENVIFLANHQNEADPQAISILLEDEFPAIGREMIFVAGERVITDPLTAPFSMGRNLLCIFSKRHIDHPPDQKAAKQLHNRRALEQMTQLLSDGGHCIYVAPSGGRDRINKAGVVDVAPFDAQSVEMFHLMAQRATRPTHFYPMALATYHFMPPPDTVQVEIGEPRRISRSPIHMAIAPEIDMHAFDQLDRHERREARAQAAWRAVCEAYARFPADR, via the coding sequence ATGAACTATAAACAAACGCTTCACGAAGTCTCTGAAACGTACCGCACGATTGTCGCCGAGGCGGGAGAGCCGCCTGAGACGGCCAACCGGTTGATGTCGGTGTTCGTGAAGCTGGTGGAAGAGCAGGTGCGGGCGCCCCACACATTCGAGCCGTATCACCGGCAGATCACGGCGCCGTTCGACTACTACGCGTTTGGCGTCGAGTTCCTGCGGCCGCTGATGGACAAGAGCCGATCGACCTTCACCGGGCGCGAGGTGATGCAGCGCGTGGCGACGCAACTGGCCGCCGGCGAAAACGTCATCTTCCTGGCGAACCATCAGAACGAAGCGGACCCGCAGGCCATCAGCATCCTGCTGGAAGACGAGTTCCCAGCCATCGGCCGCGAGATGATCTTTGTCGCGGGTGAACGCGTCATCACCGATCCCCTCACGGCGCCGTTCAGCATGGGACGCAACCTGCTGTGCATCTTCTCCAAGCGCCACATCGATCACCCGCCCGATCAGAAGGCGGCCAAACAGTTGCACAACCGCAGGGCGCTGGAGCAGATGACGCAGCTCCTCTCGGATGGTGGCCACTGCATCTACGTGGCGCCGAGCGGCGGACGCGATCGCATCAACAAGGCCGGCGTCGTGGACGTGGCGCCGTTTGATGCGCAGAGTGTGGAGATGTTCCACCTCATGGCCCAGCGTGCCACGCGGCCCACTCATTTTTATCCGATGGCGCTGGCCACGTACCACTTCATGCCGCCACCCGACACCGTGCAGGTGGAGATCGGAGAGCCGCGGCGCATCAGCCGCAGCCCGATCCACATGGCGATCGCCCCGGAGATCGACATGCACGCGTTTGACCAGTTGGATCGGCACGAACGGCGCGAAGCCCGGGCGCAAGCCGCTTGGCGCGCCGTGTGTGAGGCCTACGCCCGCTTCCCCGCTGATCGATGA